From Pempheris klunzingeri isolate RE-2024b chromosome 18, fPemKlu1.hap1, whole genome shotgun sequence, a single genomic window includes:
- the evlb gene encoding enah/Vasp-like b has protein sequence MVYDDTSKKWVPIKAGQQGFSRINIYHNTANNTFRVVGVKLQDQQVVINYSIVKGLKYNQATPTFHQWRDARQVYGLNFASKEEATTFSNAMLFALNVLSAQDGGPAVQRQVQNGPTSDEIEAQRARQMMEQQQQMQAHMERERRSSNSGSPFQGHPAVLSVAPPVLPPMGGPPPPPPPPGPPPPSAGAPQPPLPPPLPLGGGIHGDEPPAQTGLAAMIAGAKLRRVQRPEDSSSSAKNDANRTSGGSGGLMEEMNALLARRKAASEKPEDSQNDDQNSPSPSTRSGQNATDGAKKPWDRANSADRSMVSRVRPVGGGSDTDSLDLDRMKQEILEEVFRELHKVKDEIIDAIRHELSRISTT, from the exons ATGGTCTACGATGACACCAGTAAGAAGTGGGTGCCCATCAAGGCTGGACAGCAGGGATTCAGCCGCATCAACATCTACCACAACACTGCCAACAACACCTTCAGAGTGGTGGGAGTCAAACTGCAGGACCAGCAG GTGGTTATCAACTACTCCATAGTGAAGGGCCTCAAGTACAACCAGGCCACCCCGACCTTCCACCAGTGGCGGGACGCCAGGCAGGTCTATGGCCTCAACTTCGCCAGCAAGGAGGAGGCCACCACCTTCTCCAACGCCATGCTCTTCGCCCTCAATGTCCTCAGTGCTCAGGATGGAG GTCCAGCTGTCCAGCGCCAAGTCCAGAATGGACCAACCTCAGATGAGATTGAAGCCCAGAGAGCAAG GCAaatgatggagcagcagcagcagatgcaggcACACATGGAGCGGGAGCGACGGTCGTCCAACTCAG GTTCTCCTTTCCAAGGCCACCCTGCTGTGCTCTCTGTGGCCCCTCCAGTATTACCTCCCATGGGTggtcctcctccccctccaccaccgCCAGGACCTCCACCACCTTCAGCAGGGGCACCCCAACCACCTCTCCCACCCCCACTGCCCTTGGGTGGAGGCATTCACGGGGACGAGCCCCCCGCCCAGACGGGTCTTGCCGCCATGATCGCTGGAGCCAAACTTCGTCGCGTTCAAAGA CCCGAGGACAGCTCTTCAAGCGCCAAAAACGATGCCAACCGAACAAGTGGAGGAAGCGGGGGACTGATGGAGGAGATGAACGCTCTGTTGGCTCGAAG GAAAGCAGCCTCAGAGAAGCCCGAGGACAGCCAAAAT GATGACCAAAATTCTCCGTCGCCCAGCACTCGGAGTGGACAGAATGCCACAG ATGGTGCGAAGAAGCCGTGGGACCGAGCTAACTCTGCAGACAGGTCAATGGTTTCAAG GGTACGGCCTGTGGGGGGTGGCAGTGACACAGACTCGTTAGACCTTGACAGAATGAAACAG GAAATCTTGGAAGAGGTGTTTCGTGAATTGCACAAAGTGAAGGATGAAATCATTGACG CCATTAGACATGAACTCAGTCGAATTAGCACGACATAA
- the yy1b gene encoding transcriptional repressor protein YY1b isoform X1, which translates to MASGDTLYIETDGSEMPAEIVELHEIEVETIPVETIETTVVGGDDDDDDEDDDDDGQPMIALQPLVTDDPNSIHHHQEVILVQTREEVVGGDDSDLHTDAGSGFEDQILIPVPAPGVEDEYIEQTLVTVAGKSSVGRVKRGGGTGGKKAGKKSYLSGAEAGGRKWEQKQVQIKTLEGEFSVTMWASDDNKDIDHESVVEEQIVGENSPPDYSEYMTGKKLPPGGIPGIDLSDPKQLAEFARMKPRKVKEDDAPRTIACPHKGCTKMFRDNSAMRKHLHTHGPRVHVCAECGKAFVESSKLKRHQLVHTGEKPFQCTFEGCGKRFSLDFNLRTHVRIHTGDRPYVCPFDGCNKKFAQSTNLKSHILTHAKAKNNQ; encoded by the exons ATGGCATCCGGAGATACGCTGTACATTGAGACAGACGGCTCGGAGATGCCGGCCGAGATCGTGGAGCTCCACGAAATAGAGGTGGAAACGATACCGGTGGAGACTATCGAGACCACGGTGGTCGGCGgggacgacgacgacgacgacgaagacgacgacgacgatggGCAGCCCATGATCGCGCTCCAGCCGCTGGTAACGGACGACCCCAACTCGATCCACCACCACCAGGAGGTGATCCTGGTCCAGACCCGGGAGGAGGTGGTCGGTGGCGACGACTCGGACCTGCACACGGACGCTGGCAGCGGGTTCGAGGACCAGATCCTCATCCCGGTACCGGCTCCGGGGGTCGAGGACGAGTACATAGAGCAGACTCTGGTGACTGTGGCCGGGAAGAGCTCGGTGGGTCGGGTGAAACGGGGAGGCGGCACTGGTGGCAAGAAAGCGGGCAAAAAGAGCTATTTAAGCGGCGCGGAAGCTGGCGGAAGAAAATGGGAGCAGAAGCAGGTGCAAATAAAGACACTGGAGGGGGAGTTTTCTGTTACAATGTGGGCATCGG atgacaataaagacattgaCCATGAGTCGGTGGTGGAGGAGCAGATCGTCGGGGAGAACTCTCCTCCGGATTACTCCGAGTACATGACGGGGAAGAAACTGCCCCCTGGTGGCATCCCGGGGATCGACCTCTCAGACCCCAAACAGCTGGCCGAGTTTGCCAG GATGAAGCCCAGGAAAGTCAAAGAGGACGATGCTCCCCGGACGATAGCTTGCCCCCATAAA GGCTGCACAAAGATGTTCAGGGATAACTCAGCCATGAGGAAGCATCTCCACACCCACGGCCCCCGCGTGCACGTATGCGCAGAGTGCGGCAAGGCATTTGTCGAGAGCTCCAAACTCAAACGTCACCAACTTGTTCACACAGGGGAGAAACCCTTCCAG TGTACCTTTGAAGGCTGCGGTAAAAGGTTTTCTCTGGACTTCAACCTGCGCACACACGTGCGGATCCACACTGGAGACCGACCCTACGTCTGCCCGTTTGACGGCTGCAATAAAAAGTTTGCGCAGTCAACCAACCTAAAGTCTCACATTCTCACACACGCCAAAGCCAAAAATAACCAATGA
- the yy1b gene encoding transcriptional repressor protein YY1b isoform X2, which yields MASGDTLYIETDGSEMPAEIVELHEIEVETIPVETIETTVVGGDDDDDDEDDDDDGQPMIALQPLVTDDPNSIHHHQEVILVQTREEVVGGDDSDLHTDAGSGFEDQILIPVPAPGVEDEYIEQTLVTVAGKSSVGRVKRGGGTGGKKAGKKSYLSGAEAGGRKWEQKQVQIKTLEGEFSVTMWASDIDHESVVEEQIVGENSPPDYSEYMTGKKLPPGGIPGIDLSDPKQLAEFARMKPRKVKEDDAPRTIACPHKGCTKMFRDNSAMRKHLHTHGPRVHVCAECGKAFVESSKLKRHQLVHTGEKPFQCTFEGCGKRFSLDFNLRTHVRIHTGDRPYVCPFDGCNKKFAQSTNLKSHILTHAKAKNNQ from the exons ATGGCATCCGGAGATACGCTGTACATTGAGACAGACGGCTCGGAGATGCCGGCCGAGATCGTGGAGCTCCACGAAATAGAGGTGGAAACGATACCGGTGGAGACTATCGAGACCACGGTGGTCGGCGgggacgacgacgacgacgacgaagacgacgacgacgatggGCAGCCCATGATCGCGCTCCAGCCGCTGGTAACGGACGACCCCAACTCGATCCACCACCACCAGGAGGTGATCCTGGTCCAGACCCGGGAGGAGGTGGTCGGTGGCGACGACTCGGACCTGCACACGGACGCTGGCAGCGGGTTCGAGGACCAGATCCTCATCCCGGTACCGGCTCCGGGGGTCGAGGACGAGTACATAGAGCAGACTCTGGTGACTGTGGCCGGGAAGAGCTCGGTGGGTCGGGTGAAACGGGGAGGCGGCACTGGTGGCAAGAAAGCGGGCAAAAAGAGCTATTTAAGCGGCGCGGAAGCTGGCGGAAGAAAATGGGAGCAGAAGCAGGTGCAAATAAAGACACTGGAGGGGGAGTTTTCTGTTACAATGTGGGCATCGG acattgaCCATGAGTCGGTGGTGGAGGAGCAGATCGTCGGGGAGAACTCTCCTCCGGATTACTCCGAGTACATGACGGGGAAGAAACTGCCCCCTGGTGGCATCCCGGGGATCGACCTCTCAGACCCCAAACAGCTGGCCGAGTTTGCCAG GATGAAGCCCAGGAAAGTCAAAGAGGACGATGCTCCCCGGACGATAGCTTGCCCCCATAAA GGCTGCACAAAGATGTTCAGGGATAACTCAGCCATGAGGAAGCATCTCCACACCCACGGCCCCCGCGTGCACGTATGCGCAGAGTGCGGCAAGGCATTTGTCGAGAGCTCCAAACTCAAACGTCACCAACTTGTTCACACAGGGGAGAAACCCTTCCAG TGTACCTTTGAAGGCTGCGGTAAAAGGTTTTCTCTGGACTTCAACCTGCGCACACACGTGCGGATCCACACTGGAGACCGACCCTACGTCTGCCCGTTTGACGGCTGCAATAAAAAGTTTGCGCAGTCAACCAACCTAAAGTCTCACATTCTCACACACGCCAAAGCCAAAAATAACCAATGA